The Mycobacterium seoulense genomic interval CCACCACTACGACGTGTCCAACACCTTCTACGAATGGGTCCTCGGCCCGTCGATGACGTACACGTGCGCGGTTTATCCGGACGCCGACGCGACGCTGGAAGAGGCCCAGGAGAACAAGTACCGCCTGGTCTTCGAGAAACTGGGGCTGCGGCCGGGCGACCGGCTGCTCGACGTCGGTTGCGGCTGGGGCGGCATGGTGCGCTTCGCCGCGCGCCGCGGCGTCCGGGCGATCGGTGCCACCCTCTCGGGTGAGCAGGCGAAGTGGGCGCAGCGCGCGATCGAGCGCGACGGGCTCACGGACCTTGCCGAGGTCAGGCATTCGGACTACCGCGACATCGGCGAGTGCGGGTTCGACGCCGTGTCCTCGATCGGGTTGACCGAGCACATCGGCGTCAAGAACTACCCGGCCTACTTCGGGTTCCTGAAGTCCAGGCTGCGCACCGGCGGCCTCCTGCTCAACCACTGCATCACCCGCCACGACAACAAGTCGACCTCCTTCGCGGGCGGCTTCACCGACCGGTATGTCTTCCCGGACGGGGAGCTGACCGGCTCGGGCCGCATCATCACCGAGGTCCAGGACGTCGGGTTCGAGGTGCTGCACGAGGAGAACTTCCGGCATCACTACGCGATGACGCTGCGGGACTGGTGCCGCAACCTGGTCGAGCACTGGAACGAGGCGGTCGACGAGGTCGGGTTGGCGACCGCCAAGGTGTGGGGCCTGTACATGGCGGCCTCCCGGGTGGCCTTCGAGCAGAACAACCTGCAGCTGCACCATGTGCTGGCCGCCAACGCCGACGAGCGGGGCTGCGATCGCCTGCCGCTGCGGCCGTGGTGGACGCCCTAACCGTTATCGATCCGGCGCGCGCCCAGCTCGTTCTGTAGCAGCTCGAGCGCGACCTCCTCGGGGTCGCGGCGCGGCCCCGAGGATTCCGCGCGGCCGGCCTCGGCGAGCATGTGTTCCTCTTCGTCGCGCTGGGCCACGTCGGGCGCCGGCTCCTCGACCCGCGGGGTCACCGGGGCCGGCTCGACGGGTGCGCCGGCGCCCACCTCGCAGCGCACCCGCCAGTTGACGCCCAGCGCGTCTTTGAGCGCTTCGGCGATGACGTCGGCGTTGCGCTGTTCGCAGAGCCGCTTGGCCAGCGGCGCCGACGAATGCGTCAGCACCAGCGTGTTGTCCTCGAGCGCACGGACGGTGGCGCCCGCCAGCATCACCTCGGTGGTCCGGCTGCGCTGGCGCACCTTGTCGCGCACCGTCGGCCACATGGATCGCACCGCGGCGGCGTTGAGCTCGCCGGGCGCGGCGGCGGGTTCGGGGGCAGGCTCCGGCTCCGGGGGCGGCGGCGCGGGTTCGGGGACCGCCTCCGGCTTGGGGACGGGCGGAGCGGACCGGGGCGGTGCGGCCTCCGCGGGCGCGACCGCCTCCCTGCGGGGCCGCGCGGGCGCGGCCACCGCCGGCCGCGGCGGGTGCGCGGCGGCCGTCTCGGCCGCGGGAATGGACATGTCCAGCCGGGTCTCGATCCGCTCGACGCGCTGCAGCAGCGCCGACTCGGTGTCGCTGGCCGAGGGCAGCAGCAGCCGCGCGCACACGACTTCGAGCAGCAGCCTGGGGGCCGTCGCGCCGCGCATCTCGCCCAGCCCCGCCTGCACGACTTCGGCGTAGCGGGTCAAAGTGGCCGGCCCCAGGCGGGCCGCCTGGTCACGCATGCGGTCGAGCACGTCCTCCGGGGCGTCCACGACGCCGCGGCTGACCGCGTCCGGAACCGCTTGCAGGACGATCAGGTCGCGGAACCGCTCCAGCAGGTCGGTGGCGAAGCGCCGCGGGTCGTGGCCCGCGTCGATCACCGACTCCACCGCGCCGAACAACGCCGCCGCGTCCGACGCGGCGAGGGCGTCCACCGCGTCGTCGATCAGCGCGACGTCGGTGGCGCCCAGCAGGCCCAGCGCCCGCGGGTAGGTGACGTGGGGCCCCCCGGGACCAGTCTCAGAGCCCGCCAACAGCTGATCGAGCACCGACAGCGTGTCGCGCGGGGAGCCACCGCCGGCCCGGATCACCAGCGGGAACACCGCGTCGTCGACGGCGACGCCCTCCTGCTCGCAGATCCGACCGATCAACGCCCGCATGGTCTTCGGCGGCAGCAGCCGGAACGGGTAGTGGTGGGTGCGCGACCGGATCGTCGGCAGCACCTTCTCCGGTTCGGTGGTGGCGAAGATGAAGATGAGATGCTCGGGTGGCTCCTCCACGATCTTGAGCAGCGCGTTGAACCCGGCGGTGGTGACCATGTGCGCCTCGTCGATGATGAACACCCGATAGCGCGACTGGGCGGGCGCGTAGAACGCGCGGTCCCGCAGCTCGCGGGTGTCGTCCACGCCGCCGTGGCTGGCGGCGTCCAACTCCACCACGTCGATGCTGCCGGGGGCGTTCGGGGCCAGCGCCGTGCAGGATTCGCAGACCCCGCACGGGGTGGCCGTCGGCCCCTGGGCGCAGTTCAGCGACCGGGCCAGGATGCGCGCCGACGACGTCTTTCCGCAGCCACGCGGGCCGGAGAACAGGTAGGCGTGGTTGATCCGGCCGGCTTCCAGGGCGATCGACAGCGGTTCGGTGACGTGCTCCTGCCCCACCACCTCGGCGAAGGTTGCCGGTCGGTACTTGCGGTAGAGGGCCACGGTCAGCAGGCTACCGGCGCGCGCTGACGTGAGCCCGTCGGGCGTCGGTGTGAATCGACGGGGTGCCGGCCCGCCCTCAGCTCACACTGGACGCCGCGGAGACGAGCAACGACTCCGAGGCGGCCAGCAGCGCGCACGTGGCCAGCCCGTCGACCGCGTCGCGCAGGTCGGGCAGCGACGGGAAGGTGGGCGCGATCCGGATGTTCTTGTCCTCCGGGTCTTTTCGGTACGGGAACGACGCACCCGCCTCGGTCACGGCGATGCCCGCGTCCTTGGCCAGCGCCACGGTCCGGCGCGCCGTCCCGGGCAACACGTCAAGGCTGATGAAGTAGCCGCCCTGAGGCTCGGTCCACGACGCGATCTTGGAGTCGCTGAGCCGCTTGTCCAGGATGTCCAGGGCCAGCTCGAATTTCGGCGCCAGGATCCGCTGGTGGCGCAGCATGTGCAGGCGCACCCCGTCGGCGTCCCGGAAGAAGCGCAGGTGCCGCAGCTGGTTGACCTTGTCCGGGCCGATCGACTTCTTCCCCGCGTACTGCAGGTACCACGCGATGTTGCCCAGCGATCCGCCCAGGAAGCTCACGCCCGCACCGGCGAAGGTGATCTTGGAGGTGGACGCGAACACGTAGGGCCGGTTGGGGTTGCCGGACTTGGCCGCCAGCCCCAGCACGTCGACCTGGCGGATGAACTCGTGCGTGAGGGTGTGCACCGCGTAGGCGTTGTCCCAGAACAGGCGAAAGTCGGGCGCCGCCGTCCGCATCTGGACCAGCCGGCGCACCGTTTCCCACGAGTAGGTGATCCCGGTGGGGTTGCCGAACACCGGGACCGTCCACATGCCCTTGATGGCGGGGTCGACGGCGACCAGTTCCTCGATCAGGTCGACGTCGGGGCCGTCGGGCAGCATCGGGACGGGAATCATCTCGATGCCCATCGTCTCGGTGATGGCGAAGTGCCGGTCATAGCCCGGAACGGGGCACAGGAACTTGACGCTCGGCTCATCCTTCCACGGGCGCTGCGAGTCGACGCCGCCGTAGAGCATCGAGAACGCGACGAGGTCGTGCATCAGCTCCAGGCTGGAGTTGTTCCCGGCGATCAGGTTTTGCACCGGAATGCCGAGCAGCTCGCCGAAGATCGCCCGCAGCTCGGGCAGGCCGTGCAGGCCGCCGTAGTTGCGGGTGTCGGTGCCCTCGCTGTCGCGGTAGTCGTCGCCGGGCAGGCTCAGCAGCTGGTTGGACAGATCGAGCTGCTCCGGCGCGGGTTTGCCGCGGGTCAGGTCCAGCGCCAACTTCTTGGCCTGCAGGTCCGCGTAATCCTGCTTG includes:
- a CDS encoding DNA polymerase III subunits gamma/tau — its product is MALYRKYRPATFAEVVGQEHVTEPLSIALEAGRINHAYLFSGPRGCGKTSSARILARSLNCAQGPTATPCGVCESCTALAPNAPGSIDVVELDAASHGGVDDTRELRDRAFYAPAQSRYRVFIIDEAHMVTTAGFNALLKIVEEPPEHLIFIFATTEPEKVLPTIRSRTHHYPFRLLPPKTMRALIGRICEQEGVAVDDAVFPLVIRAGGGSPRDTLSVLDQLLAGSETGPGGPHVTYPRALGLLGATDVALIDDAVDALAASDAAALFGAVESVIDAGHDPRRFATDLLERFRDLIVLQAVPDAVSRGVVDAPEDVLDRMRDQAARLGPATLTRYAEVVQAGLGEMRGATAPRLLLEVVCARLLLPSASDTESALLQRVERIETRLDMSIPAAETAAAHPPRPAVAAPARPRREAVAPAEAAPPRSAPPVPKPEAVPEPAPPPPEPEPAPEPAAAPGELNAAAVRSMWPTVRDKVRQRSRTTEVMLAGATVRALEDNTLVLTHSSAPLAKRLCEQRNADVIAEALKDALGVNWRVRCEVGAGAPVEPAPVTPRVEEPAPDVAQRDEEEHMLAEAGRAESSGPRRDPEEVALELLQNELGARRIDNG
- a CDS encoding class I SAM-dependent methyltransferase — translated: MTTTKEPHRAATGKLSMAEILEIFAATGRHPLKFTAYDGSTAGSTDAELGLDLRSPRGATYLATAPGELGLARAYVAGDLDVYGVHPGDPYRLLKTLTDRVQFKRPPARVLANVVRSMGLERLVPVPPPPQETPPRWRRIADGLMHTKTRDAEAIHHHYDVSNTFYEWVLGPSMTYTCAVYPDADATLEEAQENKYRLVFEKLGLRPGDRLLDVGCGWGGMVRFAARRGVRAIGATLSGEQAKWAQRAIERDGLTDLAEVRHSDYRDIGECGFDAVSSIGLTEHIGVKNYPAYFGFLKSRLRTGGLLLNHCITRHDNKSTSFAGGFTDRYVFPDGELTGSGRIITEVQDVGFEVLHEENFRHHYAMTLRDWCRNLVEHWNEAVDEVGLATAKVWGLYMAASRVAFEQNNLQLHHVLAANADERGCDRLPLRPWWTP
- a CDS encoding aminotransferase class I/II-fold pyridoxal phosphate-dependent enzyme, with product MSLESLGATELAAEHARHKQDYADLQAKKLALDLTRGKPAPEQLDLSNQLLSLPGDDYRDSEGTDTRNYGGLHGLPELRAIFGELLGIPVQNLIAGNNSSLELMHDLVAFSMLYGGVDSQRPWKDEPSVKFLCPVPGYDRHFAITETMGIEMIPVPMLPDGPDVDLIEELVAVDPAIKGMWTVPVFGNPTGITYSWETVRRLVQMRTAAPDFRLFWDNAYAVHTLTHEFIRQVDVLGLAAKSGNPNRPYVFASTSKITFAGAGVSFLGGSLGNIAWYLQYAGKKSIGPDKVNQLRHLRFFRDADGVRLHMLRHQRILAPKFELALDILDKRLSDSKIASWTEPQGGYFISLDVLPGTARRTVALAKDAGIAVTEAGASFPYRKDPEDKNIRIAPTFPSLPDLRDAVDGLATCALLAASESLLVSAASSVS